The segment CTGTTTAttgtttcaaattttatttttttttatttttacacatTCCAGAAGAACAATGGAgagatctcaaaaaaaaaaggattattttCCGGGGAAAATTATGATCAAAAAATCTTCCgggaagaaattaagaaattaaaaagaaaagcaatcCCGGAAGTTAGGAGATCTCTCCTCAGTTATTCTGGAATGTTTTGGAGGGGATTTCTCATTCACCCATTCTCAGTGGCTACTTAGTGTTTTGTGGATCAGGGGCCATCTCTCATGTGGGGAAGAAACACGCAAAATTCGCtttcaaaaaaacaaaacgcTTTTGtacatttcaaaaattcaaaatggcgtcatGGCGTCCAAAAATTGGCAATAACGGTTATGAAAAATTTGGTTTGAGGCAAAGAAAGATAGataatttattatcttttagacattctttttttcgttttttttctattcttctcaaaaatgttaaaaattctataattttttaagctttctaaaaaaaacaaaagacaATAGATTATccatattttcttgtaaataatATGGCGAATTTTGTGCGGGAAAAAATGGCTCCAGACGCCATCTTTGCGATTACAATTTCATGCGTGCACTAATGTGGTTTCTTTTATCATTGAAGGCGGCCCACCGGGTATTGGCCCAATGAATCCACGTATGAATCCACCCAGAGGCCCCGGTATGGGGCCAATGGGTCCCGGTAATTACGGACCAGCCGGTATTCGGGGTCCACCACCACCAAATAGCTCACTTGGTGGCCCAGGTGGACCGGGTTTACCGCCTGGTATGGGAATTGCCGGTGGACGACCACAGTGGCAGCCTAACACCTCTACAACAATGAGCTACTCCTCGTCATCACCTGGCACGTATGGGGGTCCACCTGGATCTGGGCCACCGGGCCCCGGGACACCCATAATGCCGTCACCGCAGGACTCATCCAATTCCGGTGGGGAGAACATGTACACGCTGATGAAGCCGGTATCGGGCGGAAATATGGGCGGGGTAAgtgaataaattgattgaggttatgtcattttatagaaaaatattcggGATTTTCCGCCAtgatgggaaaaattgaattttgtcttttttttttattttgcaaaatggcgtAAAATGGTTGCcatctttttttgtaataatgcGAAAGTATTCTTGATGACTTTTCAGGAATTCCCAATGGGCGGTGGGCCCGATGGTGGGCAAATGGGTCCCATGGGGCCATCAACAATGGGTCCCGTGTTGAATGGCGATGGACTCGATGGTATGAAGAATAGCCCGGCAAATGGTGGCCCTGGTACACCCCGTGAGGATTCTGGAAGTGGCATGGGGGACTACAATCTAGGGGCTTTTGCGGGACCAGGCGAAAATGTGAGTATCCCGTCTTCcggaagatatttttttctcttattttttaaaggttaaTTGAGGATGACTCAAAAATtggttttaaattgattttcaaactgatttttaaatgattttcaccaatgtgtgagaaaaatgtcTTCCTATTTCTTAGAATTAATGGATCATCCTCATTATTAGTATTTAAGGGTTCTGTGGGTTATTATAAGATCAAGTACCTTTACGTAAGAGTCTCGATTCATTGCAAAAAGAGGATTTTCCCAGAGTTTACAGCGAATTTTAGAACTATTTCACAAATACTAATGGCGATGAGGAATACAAAGATGATGCAGATtacgatgatgatgaagacGATGATGGCGTTGAAGATGGAAGAGATGACGAAGACGATGGAATCCAATCAGACGAAGACGAAGAAAACCAATCAGACGAAGACTAAGGAGAAAACTGAAGAGAAGATGGAGGAAACGAAGAAAGCTGAGAAGCCCGTGACACCCAAAAAGACAGGGAAGACGTGGAAAGATGTGGAGAAAATAAGGAGAAGACTGAGGAAGCAATGAGTACAGAGAAAAGTGGATGAGAAGACGAAGATGATGAAGCAAACTAAGATGGCGTTGAAGACTAAAAAGACAACAAAATGGCGCACatgcttaaaaaattgacGAAAGACGTTAAAAAAACGTTGAAGACAAACTCAACGAAGGAAAAGACAACGAAGATGGGTCAAGAGCCGAAAGATttggagaaaatcaattttaatgctGAATCGAGAGGAAAGAatgataattttaagaaaatttttaaagattaaaaaatccaaaataggtaaagataaaataatttctatttcaTAAGAAATCTAATATAGAATTAtcgtaaaacaaaaatttctcttgGAAACTACCATGTGACCTGTTTTTCAGGATCAGACGGAATCAGCGGCAATTCTCAAGATCAAAGAAAGTATGCAAGAGGAGGCGAAGAGATTTGAAAAGGATTCAGACCATCCGGACTACTTTATgcagtaaaacaaaaaaaaagggcaTAGAAGAAAACAAGAACAAGGACACTTTTCCGGAATTATTGTGTACagatgtattttattttatttttttggttaaattgTGGTGTTATCCTGGTTCCAAAAACTTTGAGTCTCACGGTGATCGCGTGTGTGCGAGAGAGAAGACGATGTAGTGGgtgtaatttatattaattttcttagtaattcattaaaatcttaCCTGTTCCGAGTatcctcccaaaaaaaaaacaaatcttttctctctcagagaacttaataaagaaaatatttaaagaaaaaaaaggaaaacttttccaatagATTCGAATTGATTTGGAGGAGattattaagaaagaaaaaaaaaaagaataatctttaagtgcaaaaacaaaaaatgaatgattatatataaatagaaatttcttctcttttatttgtgaaaaaaaagtgagcaaAGCATTAGAAATCATTggatataataaattatataaaagaaaaattaagaagaaaagaatatcgATTAGATTAaatatggaagaaaaatgtaagttaattttaaatacaatttattagGTTTCTAATGgataaaaaacaagaaataaatatgGATACAGTgtaccaaaataattttttgttttttctttattttcttttgttgtcCATCtgtgttttgttttttagggaattttaTCTTCAGAACAAAAAGGtatgtaaagaaatttaaaaaaaaactaaattttcaacaataataggaaaacaacaatttattgaaaagatttttggaaatacaaaattttgtttaaataataattttttaaaattaaagaaatagaaagaaaCTTAAGAGCTATATGAAGTACGTAGAGAAAGTTGATTGTTTCAGAGCAGAATTAAGGTGAATCGTTCTTCCTTTCCAATGATCCCTATATATTTTCACCcacaaaatcaaaagaaattaaaagagttttaaaggtttgaaattatttaaaaataatggtctttttatttaaattgaaaaaataaagttttttcttattgaattaagtaaaatttttatttgaatctggacaaagttaaaaaaaaaacctttgtaCATTTAACCCAGATATGTCCTCTATCTATTGTactataattaattttcctttactattgttaatttttagagaataaaagtcgcattaaaattaaagaatgaaaTGCCATAAGGTGCAAGAATTTGATTAAAGACTgattttaagaactttttaagCGAATTTTTCAAGCTATATCTGGGTTAAATGGGAAtagatttttgtttaaattaaaaaaataaataaaccaaaaCTGTTAGTCGGATAGAGTTCCTTCCTTCGGAGGAATTTTAGTACCATTGAAGATCTCACAAAAGGAATAAAAGTTTCCCATGTAAAACATCAGCAAGGAGATTATTTGagggaaattgaaagaaaaattagcaaCAAATTTTGGGCAATATTAGTGTGAGTAAAATCCtgtatttttcattccttttttcaccacataattctttttctaattGATATTTTCGCGACATTCGCGACTACGTCAAACAACactctgttaatttttttttgcttcttctctttctttaaatatttctagttaatattaattaataattcttttagtgttttttttctcttattgaTTGGTTTATCATCTAACAAGGAtagaattaagattttttttgaaatgttatttttttaatatctttttttttttgattcaatAAGACACcgttttgttctttttttcttaataattttctttttgggaggaaagtaaagagatatttttttggggagctaaaagttattttgcttcctttagtaaatatttttttctttgaaattctaGAATTTGTTtcactttctttttcttttaattaactttccATCCTACATCTACGCAACAcacttttattttgttttttctctctaaattgACTGGGCTATTACATCGCATCATTACTAATGTTTTGTTCTCTCTAAGTCCTGTTCTAAGTAAGTTCTTTGCATTGTTTCTGATTTTTGGCTTTCATATTGCTTTTGCGAAATGCCTGCGACagatacaaagaaaaaaagaaaatttatttatttaaaaaaatatttcgcatttgcaggtaaaaaattcaaatctacttttgtgatttttatactTAACATcaaacaacgaaaaaaaattgaaaaacaaagtttaagtgttgttgtgtgtgtggagaGAGCAACGGATGTGTGAGTGTGAGGGGTGAACGAGAAAAAACAGGGATTCTATCTaaggaataaatttaagattattcattttctgtattaaaaaaaaaaatatttctttgagaattcattattgaatgaaaattaagaaaattctcttaaatgacgattttttttaatttttgaatccaaaaattagttttatttcatgattttttttgctaaactgaaaaattaaaggaatgaTTTCTAAGACTCTGAAAttgtcaattaaaatatttttttgttgaaacttTTACCATCTCCTTAATTCTCCTTTagataagaaatatttcttttttaaataaataatcttaaaaactcctttttatgtataaaaaaaaaacaatttttttttaatttttattatccaAATGTGATgtggaatgaaaaatattgaggATTCCTTCTTTTAGtatagaaagagagagaaaatggatCACACCTACATTCTAAAAAACAGGGAGAATAAACACCAAAAAATGGGATGCACAGAGAGAAAGGAAGAAggcctttttttaatttctctaatCGATGATTTAATGTCCATTGTCATTAAGTTATTGTACAATTTTGTTTGTGAATTgtaaggaaattcaatttattaatttttactaaatagccaattatttttttttataataataattttcttttattaattaaaaacgaattaaaatcgaagagaataaatatacgaatagattttcatttgtttttttttttttaataattttgatttctttaacaggattctttttttttaaatttatttaacctACAATccaatttgttaatttctcatggaaaatatctttttttttctttcattttgtttatacacatttttttttatatatcgACTACACTATGACACAGAAACCACAATATTAGGAGGTCCTAGGGGGTAGGGCTCGGAAGGGAAAGTTGTGTGGGCGGCTTTGTGGCTTTCGGTCTACGGGGGCATGTGTCTGTctctttgagtttttttcaGCCCCATTTGCAGCTGCGGCGACTCAGGCTTCTTTTGGGTTTTGCTTTTGAGTCTTTTTTGGCACATTTCGGGCCTACACACACCACACGCCTCATTAGTGGGGAGTTGACCCTCTCAACTGTCTACTTGAGGATACGCCGATTGCAGCTGGTCCGCCGCCTCTGCACCAGCTAAATAAATCCGTTGGCCACGAAGCAAGGAAGGAGGGTATAATATGTTTgtcttttgataattttttcttcttttcttaatgttttttttttattattttacttatttttagcTCATCACGTTCTACCACacctaaatatttcttctaaatCTTTGGCATTgcttcggttttttttttatcgaagGGAACATTTTTTGGGGGATGTGCGGAGgcaaataaaagacaaaagaaaaaattggtgTGTAAGTTTCCAAACAATGAGACAAAGATGCAAATGGgagttgcaaaagaaataaaagattttttagggGAAACACCAGAGGATTAGTTAGGACCGCCATACTATATAGGGCACAtagttttatgaatttttgatttgttattttaaaaaaaatcaattttttcaatgaattttgcattccagattctttaaaaatttctttttcagcaaaagaataaagaaaataatttttcttttcaattagaaattttttaaaaattgatttacaagatattttaaatagaaatttgattaataaagaattttcgttTAGACAGTGATAAACTTTTGACCCTGAAAtgttatttgaaataatttactttccctgtttttagtacaaaaaatGACCCAAAAGCATTCTTATTTTCTGATCAAATccatttgattaaattaaagaaagagttttagaaatttttacgTAAAACGTTGATTAGAAATTATCTCTCACATATTTTAAAGACAGACTTTGTTAATAGCCCaggaaagttaatttttggGGTTACACAAATTCGAAGACGgctaaattttgcaccattcgatagcaaaaattaaaagaaatcatgtTTCTTTGGACGAAAACTGCGCTTATGTGGTtgctttttccacaaaatgcgATTGAATATTCTCCATacaatttctcataattttatatagaagCCATTAAATGAACAGGTGGCGCCGCGAGTATTTCaactaagaaattcaatttaatattttaaccttaaaataaatgtttttgtttttatttttgcattcgAACCATACGTCCGGAATACGTGAATTTTTGGTGGTGCCCCACGCTTTGGGCAGGGATGTGACCTTGAGTGTTTGAGCgtggtgagaaatttttgaaaagtcaCGGAAGGGGTGCGTCCGGCTATCGCTGAATTTCCTCGGGAAGTAATACCTGTAAGTAATTATTGAATCTTTGGAGCTCTCTGTCAAGCACAACAttcatgaaattattgaattctGCCAGGAAGCTGGGAAAGGCGGAAAAACTTCAGAAAATCCTGTAAATTTTTGTACACGCATCAACACCGTACGTCCGGAATACGTGAGTTTTGGTGGTGCCCCACAGTTTGGGCAGGGATGTGACCTTGAGCGTTTGAGCgtggtgagaaatttttgaaaagtcaCGGAAGGGGTGCGTCCGGCTATCGCTGAATTTCCTCGGGAAGTAATACCTGTAAGTAATTATTGAATCTTTGGAGCTCTCTGTCAAGCACAACAttcatgaaattattgaattctGCCAGGAAGCTGGGAAAGGCGGAAAAACTTCAGAAAATCCTGTAAATTTTTGTACACGCATCAACACCGTACGTCCGGAATACGTGAGTTTTGGTGGTGCCCCATGGTTTGGGCAGGGATGTGACCTTGAGCGTTTGAGCgtggtgagaaatttttgaaaagtcaCGGAAGGGGTGCGTCCGGCTATCGCTGAATTTCCTCGGGAAGTAATACCTGTAAGTAATTATTGAATCTTTGGAGCTCTCTGTCAAGCACAACAttcatgaaattattgaattctGCCAGGAAGCTGGGAAAGGCGGAAAAACTTCAGAAAATCCTGTAAATTTTTGTACACGCATCAACACCGTACGTCCGGAATACGTGAGTTTTGGTGGTGCCCCATGGTTTGGGCAGGGATGTGACCTTGAGCGTTTGAGCgtggtgagaaatttttgaaaagtcaCGGAAGGGGTGCGTCCGGCTATCGCTGAATTTCCTCGGGAAGTAATACCTGTAAGTAATTATTGAATCTTTGGAGTTCTCTGTCAAGCACAACAttcatgaaattattgaattctGTCAGAAAGCTGTCAGCGTgttgtgaaaatattattgctTCACCTCAGGATGGATAAGTCAGGTGAGGACGATGAGATGTCCTTTGAGCTAGAGGAAAATCCTATGGAAATATCTACTGAATTTTCTCTACAAACATCATCTGCAGCATCATCTACGGTAAATAACATCTTTAAATTtgtacaattaaaaattttttttctataattttttttcaacacttaGCTAATCCTTAATTTCATTTAGAGATCAAAGTTTGTCAATTTATGGAATACGCTTTACAATTGCGGGAAGCATTTTTAGAGTTGATATTTTCTAAGatgaaattaagaatttttaatatatacctattttttaattataggAAACTTTTAATTCAGAAAAGGATTGTTTCATTTGCGGAAAGATAGCCATTgtttcttcaaaaataccaGTAAAGAAAAGGCCGGCCGTACATAAAGTAAAAAATCTCGATTCAATTCATGCCATCTTGAAACATGCTCAGGATAGAAAGGATGAATGTGGAAATGTAGTGGCCaggagaattttaaatatgtCCGATGATGAGGCTGCGAACTGTCATTACCACGACAAATGTAAGACAACATTCTTGAAAACACCTCAAAATTCGGATGCAGGAATTGGAAGGCCAAAAGATGATCTTAAATATAAGACATTTATTAAGCTGTGTGAAGAACTAGATTCAGATTTGGATGGCGTTTTTTCACTTGAAGAGTTGGTAGAAAGGATGAAAATAATTGGGGGTAAAAACActtatttgttgaaaaaatttgtatttttttattgactaATACCGAATTAAATTTCCAGGAGAAAATTCAGCTTATAAAGCTTCTTATCTGAAGGAGAAATTGAGTGTCCATTACggagataaaatttttgtctCTAATGTTGTTGGACAATCTTCAGTGTTTTGTTTCAAAGGTAAAGCCGATGACAtggtttttgatttttggaaaaatcaaaaatcgaAAGATGAAGTTTTAGATATGCGCAAACAACTATTGAGAAAGGCTGCGAATATTCTAAAGGAGGATATTCGATCTATGAATGTTGACATCAGCAATTACATCTGCGGCGATGTGCTAAATGATACTAATGTGGTTCCAAGTTCTCTTCGAGAATTTGTCTCAGAGATTTTGGATGTAAAAAGCTCCTCCCGTATAAGACCCAAAGAAGCACTCATGCAAGCTATTGTATCTGTATGTCGGCCAAGATCGTATATACCTCCTCTACTACTAGCTCTAGGAGTCTATATACACCGCCACTTCGAATCCAGGCACCTCATTGATCTTCTGCATGTGCTTGGATTCTCCGTAAGTTATGAAGAAGTCCAACGGTTTACCTATTCTGCCATTGCATTGAATCGTGGTGAGGCAAGCGAACCAAATTCTTTATCAGAGTTTGTCCAATTCGCGTTTGATAATGCAGATTTTAATATACGAACGTTGGATGGACATGGAACGTTCCACAATATGGGTGGAATAAAGTAAGTATGTGTAATACATAAAGgagttgatatttttttaaaataattttatatctgattattatttttcatatagGTGTGTGACACCAAAGGTTGTGTTAAAAAACGCATATATTATTCCGCGTGTCATGGGCACTCTTACATTTAAAGATCTCAATGAAGGGCATATGCCAATAAGGCATTATAAAAAGCCAGTGTCTTCAGGTTTAAAGTCCATAAGTATCCaggaaatcaatttgaatgatGGTTTTGGACTTTGGAAAAAAGGAGAGGCAATGGACTACTTTTGGTTGTTTTCctataatatttcaaaaccTCTAAATCCCAAGCCAGCATGGAATGGATACATGCAGGtaagtaaaaataattttcaaaatttattttaataggtaattgataatattttttgttcacTTGATGTAGATTGTAATGGAAACCTCTTCTCCAGAACACGAGAGTTCTTCAATTGAAATTGTGCCGTTCATTAATTTGCCACCTGGAGATCTCAGTTGCATTTATACCGCATTGAAATTTGCGACTGAACAATGTAGATTGCAGCACCAAAAAACATGTTTTGTGACCTTCGACCAACCTTTGTACCTGAAAGCAAGGGAAATTGCAGGCGCGTTGGAACATACGAATGATCTTCCTGGTCTTATAGTGCGGCTTGGAGGGTTCCACCTTCTTATGAGCTTCATCGGCGCCGTTGGATATGTCATGACGGGAAGTGGGATAGAGGATATGTGGGCGCAAGTTTACGCTTCTAATACAATCCCACACATGATAACGGGTCATGCATATTCACGCTCCTTAAGAGCTCATTTTTTGGGACAAATGGCGCTTgcaaaattgatatttaaagAATCCGCTTTGGAGAttaattctttgcaaaatgcGACAGAAGACATCTATACTCGTATGgtggatgaaaaattgtccGCCGAAGATGCCACCAATGATGAATGTATCCAACTGCTTCATGACATTATATCCCGCACAACGGACAGTTTGTCGAAAAAGAATAGAACCGCCAAATTGTGGATCAACTATTTTCACAATGTAagtattatcaatttttataatgtatttagttatttattcaatttataattttaggTGAATATTATGCGGCAATTTATACGCGCCGAACGCACAGGAAATTGGCAACTACACTTGCAAAGTATTGAAGCAATGTTGCCTTATTTCCACTCATCCGGCCACTTGAATTACGCCAAATCAGCGCATTTGTATCTACAGGATATGGCAAATTTGCAGAATCAAATGGAACCTGCagaatatcaaaattttacggagtaatttgattcatttaattttttttaaattaattttaaatccctaacgtaatgtaatatttttattatttatagaaaaggATATTTCGTTATCCGCCGTACCAATAAATTTTGGAGCGGCGTGTCCGTTGACATTACTATTGAGCAGGAACTAATGCGTTCATTTAAAACAAGTGGAGGTCTCACCCACGGCAGAGGCATTAATGAAGGGACACTCTCAAAGTGGATTGGAGGTATTCGCCATTGTATACCTATATGCAATTCTCTGGAGGAATTTTGCCAACTCAAAAATATAACTTCAGAACAGCATGTGGAGCTACGTGATAGTAGAAAGTCAAGAGACTTTAAAGATGTACTGAGCTTTACCACATGGCTCGAACAACGCGATCCGTTTGCAGATAGACCCGAAAATGAGTTGGCATCATTGTCGACAGGAATAATAGGCGATGAGTATGTTAACTGTGACTATGCATTAGAAATAGGAAAAGATTCTATAAAATCAATGATCGGAAAGTCGTTTACGGATGTTAAACTAAAGAGGTCAAGTAAGGTCAAGCCTCTGTCAGCTATGTCCAATGTGGCTCTTATCGGAGGTGACGAAGTGCAAATCAACAATGAACTACTAATGAGTAGAATAATGTGCCTTCAAGATCGTTTCAATACACCCCTAAGTACATTCCTGGAATATGAACTTTCTCCTCGACCGCTGTCCCTTTTTGATGAAGTTTGTATGCgtaaaaatgataaatcgGCCATAGAAAAActgattcaaaaatttgctcCATGCACCTCAAATCCTCCTGAAAATTGTCGGTAAGTTATTAATAATTCAGAGCTTCATATTGTTTGCTCATTGagacattttaatgaaaaattttaataaatttaggaAAGTACaaaagctaaaatattttctaattaaatttgagaCTTATAGTATGacaagaataattaaatttaatcctaatgattttttgtttaactgATTTGCACCattaataataaagttttttgaaTAGCCTTGATTTCATAAAATTGTCTTTCCTTAATTTTAGGTTTATAATTGACGGAGGATATTTGATGCACGCAGTCAACTGGCAGAGACCGGCTACTTACAATGACATTTGCAACGCTTATGTTGAATATGTAAAGCATCACTACGGAGAGGATTCCATTGTTATTTTCGACGGATACAATGATTCTCAGTCAACAAAATACGTGGAACAACAACGAAGATCCACGAAAAAGTCGTCATCCAATATAACAGTGAAGTCTGATTACCTCGTTACCACGACAAAAGAGAACTTTCtgggaaatattcaaaataaagcAGCTCTGATTTTAATGCTTGCAACCCATATGCAAAAAGCCGGTATATGTGTGCTACAATCTTTCGGTGATGCTGATGTACTAATTGTTAAAACGGCGATTGATGTGGCTATTCAAGGAAATGTAATATCAGTAGTGGCTACGGATACGGATATCCTAGTTTTGCTTATTGCATTAGCACCATCGGGTACATCTCTTTTTATGGCGATCCCAAGTTACAATAATAGTCGATGCCATTCTATCACAAATGTGCAGAACCAATTGGGAcctttcaaagaaataatcttGTTTGCCCACGCAATTTCCGGTTGCGACACAACCTCTGCGATATTTagaaagggaaaaaatataattttccagcTTCTCCAAAAAAATCCCTCGCTTGTAGAGAAGGTTAAAGTCTTTAATGAGCCAAATTGCACtcaaaatgaaattgcaaACGCGGGAGAGAGCTTTTTCCTTGCTTTGTTTAGCGCCGGAGAGTGCAAAGATCTGAGCAAATTGCGGATTATTCtatacaaaaaatcaattggaaaCAAAAAAGATATAAGTGACAAATTTGATTTCCGCTCATTGCCACCCACTTCTGGAGCGGCTAAGCAGCACTCACTCCGTGTTTATTACCaggtaagaaaattttcaatttattcgttCAATAGAAATATAAGGTTCATTCTCctgcaattttttgaatgCATGTAAgtgattttatataattaataGTAATTCACTATAGGTCCAGCAATGGATGGGACGTAATCTTAATCCCACGGAGTGGGGTTGGACTCAAAAAGGAAACCATTTGCTACCCATCCCATCAGAATGTCCATTCGCGCCAATGAATTTGCTAAAGCTAATAAGATGTAGTTGTAAAAAAGAGTGTAATATCAAATGCGAGTGTCGAAGGTCAGAACTCAACTGCACGGATATGTGTAAGAATTGCCGGAGCACAGGATGTTCGAATTTTTACCATGATAAAAcagaaaatcatgaaatagATGATAATCCAATAGAATCCTggaattaaacttttttttacatgacaATGGAAAATCAGTCTAGatttatataatgtatataatatagaaatataataaagaaatgtataaaaaataataaaggacGAAAATCGATatggttgtgtgtgtgttaaataaaaaaaaaagaaaatgtaagacaatttaattttacgaGGGTGGAAGAGTGATTGTTCTCACTTCGGAATTCATCTGCATGAGACGATGATTCAGACGGAGATTGTGATCCTTGAGGAAGCTTATGAGGTTCGTCTGCTTCTTCAGCAATTCCGCCACAACGGCATTTCGCTGCGTCAACACCACGAAGCTGCAACCCTCGAAGGAACCCCGCATTGCATCCAGAAGGGATTTGGTATGATTGAAGCGCATCACTTGGGCAATGTAGGTGCCATTATTGATGGC is part of the Lutzomyia longipalpis isolate SR_M1_2022 chromosome 3, ASM2433408v1 genome and harbors:
- the LOC129793801 gene encoding single-stranded DNA-binding protein 3 isoform X4, yielding MYGKSKNSTVPSDAQAREKLALYVYEYLLHVGAQKAAQTFLSEIRWEKNITLGEPPGFLHSWWCVFWDLYCAAPERRDQCDHSSEAKAFHDYGFVSSGYGVNGIAHNTGPAPSPLGQLPPNDGMPGGPMAPNFFPPFMGAPRYPSGPRPGVRMPQGIGNEFNGPPGQPMMPNNMDPSRQGGPPGIGPMNPRMNPPRGPGMGPMGPGNYGPAGIRGPPPPNSSLGGPGGPGLPPGMGIAGGRPQWQPNTSTTMSYSSSSPGTYGGPPGSGPPGPGTPIMPSPQDSSNSGGENMYTLMKPVSGGNMGGEFPMGGGPDGGQMGPMGPSTMGPVLNGDGLDGMKNSPANGGPGTPREDSGSGMGDYNLGAFAGPGENNYFTNTNGDEEYKDDADYDDDEDDDGVEDGRDDEDDGIQSDEDEENQSDED
- the LOC129793801 gene encoding single-stranded DNA-binding protein 3 isoform X5 encodes the protein MYGKSKNSTVPSDAQAREKLALYVYEYLLHVGAQKAAQTFLSEIRWEKNITLGEPPGFLHSWWCVFWDLYCAAPERRDQCDHSSEAKAFHDYGFVSSGYGVNGIAHNTGPAPSPLGQLPPNDGMPGGPMAPNFFPPFMGAPRYPSGPRPGVRMPQGIGNEFNGPPGQPMMPNNMDPSRQGEAGDFVAWQGGPPGIGPMNPRMNPPRGPGMGPMGPGNYGPAGIRGPPPPNSSLGGPGGPGLPPGMGIAGGRPQWQPNTSTTMSYSSSSPGTYGGPPGSGPPGPGTPIMPSPQDSSNSGGENMYTLMKPVSGGNMGGEFPMGGGPDGGQMGPMGPSTMGPVLNGDGLDGMKNSPANGGPGTPREDSGSGMGDYNLGAFAGPGENDQTESAAILKIKESMQEEAKRFEKDSDHPDYFMQ
- the LOC129793801 gene encoding single-stranded DNA-binding protein 3 isoform X8, with the translated sequence MYGKSKNSTVPSDAQAREKLALYVYEYLLHVGAQKAAQTFLSEIRWEKNITLGEPPGFLHSWWCVFWDLYCAAPERRDQCDHSSEAKAFHDYGFVSSGYGVNGIAHNTGPAPSPLGQLPPNDGMPGGPMAPNFFPPFMGAPRYPSGPRPGVRMPQGIGNEFNGPPGQPMMPNNMDPSRQGGPPGIGPMNPRMNPPRGPGMGPMGPGNYGPAGIRGPPPPNSSLGGPGGPGLPPGMGIAGGRPQWQPNTSTTMSYSSSSPGTYGGPPGSGPPGPGTPIMPSPQDSSNSGGENMYTLMKPVSGGNMGGEFPMGGGPDGGQMGPMGPSTMGPVLNGDGLDGMKNSPANGGPGTPREDSGSGMGDYNLGAFAGPGENTESAAILKIKESMQEEAKRFEKDSDHPDYFMQ
- the LOC129793801 gene encoding single-stranded DNA-binding protein 3 isoform X3, with amino-acid sequence MYGKSKNSTVPSDAQAREKLALYVYEYLLHVGAQKAAQTFLSEIRWEKNITLGEPPGFLHSWWCVFWDLYCAAPERRDQCDHSSEAKAFHDYGFVSSGYGVNGIAHNTGPAPSPLGQLPPNDGMPGGPMAPNFFPPFMGAPRYPSGPRPGVRMPQGIGNEFNGPPGQPMMPNNMDPSRQGEAGDFVAWQGGPPGIGPMNPRMNPPRGPGMGPMGPGNYGPAGIRGPPPPNSSLGGPGGPGLPPGMGIAGGRPQWQPNTSTTMSYSSSSPGTYGGPPGSGPPGPGTPIMPSPQDSSNSGGENMYTLMKPVSGGNMGGEFPMGGGPDGGQMGPMGPSTMGPVLNGDGLDGMKNSPANGGPGTPREDSGSGMGDYNLGAFAGPGENNYFTNTNGDEEYKDDADYDDDEDDDGVEDGRDDEDDGIQSDEDEENQSDED